From the genome of Deinococcus apachensis DSM 19763, one region includes:
- a CDS encoding chloramphenicol phosphotransferase CPT family protein, with the protein MTPSPDVPPGKLILLNGASSAGKSTLCRAIQAQIDEPFLQFSLDFLMFGVGVLPRRRDPDGPFTWAAMRPRLFEGYHRCLPAFLGAGNNLVVDYIIETPEGWRRLAELLRPFDVFLVGVHCPPDELERRERERGDRRPGDARRDLLTVHTFTRYDFEVDSRRSPEENAAAIITAWQVRRTPGALSRP; encoded by the coding sequence GTGACCCCCTCCCCCGACGTGCCCCCGGGCAAGCTGATCCTTCTCAACGGCGCGTCGAGTGCCGGGAAATCGACGCTGTGCCGGGCCATTCAGGCGCAGATCGACGAACCCTTCCTCCAGTTCTCGCTGGACTTCCTAATGTTCGGGGTGGGAGTGCTGCCCCGGCGGCGTGACCCGGACGGCCCCTTCACCTGGGCGGCGATGCGGCCCCGGCTGTTCGAGGGCTACCACCGCTGCCTCCCCGCGTTCCTGGGCGCCGGGAACAACCTCGTGGTGGATTACATCATCGAGACGCCGGAAGGGTGGCGGCGCCTGGCAGAGCTGCTGCGGCCCTTCGACGTTTTCCTGGTCGGCGTGCACTGTCCCCCGGACGAACTGGAGCGGCGGGAGAGGGAGCGCGGCGACCGCCGCCCCGGGGACGCCCGGCGCGACCTGCTGACCGTGCATACCTTCACCCGCTACGACTTCGAGGTGGACTCCCGGCGCTCACCGGAGGAAAACGCCGCCGCCATCATCACCGCGTGGCAGGTGAGGCGGACGCCCGGCGCCCTCTCCCGCCCCTAA
- a CDS encoding PD40 domain-containing protein — translation MAALAFALGASALAATLPSKAVLSGTCCPGAVWTPDSRALLFLDGPPARGSTGIYQVPANGGPVTRRFSSVAYFSPLLRWAVRPGTGEATTLERLADGRKFTLPTYGGDVTWNAAETRLAYTRSATTGNFDRRSTRVFVADVFGAPRQVATLYGGGVGGWLNDSTLLLTGKRNPGDRDRDLYTLNTRTGARRTLATALSFRGLSVSPDGARVVYYVAFDSAARNGLWLRPTAGGASRKLDAFGSYRWRDANRLLLIPLTPGGGPHVLREYDVRTNTWRTLGDLGDQVRQGDWSVSPDGKKVAYLSARDGNVRVVELPENGD, via the coding sequence ATGGCGGCGCTCGCTTTCGCCCTGGGAGCTTCTGCCCTCGCGGCCACCCTGCCCTCCAAGGCCGTGCTGAGTGGGACGTGCTGCCCCGGGGCGGTGTGGACGCCCGATTCGCGCGCCCTGCTGTTTCTGGACGGCCCCCCCGCTCGGGGGAGCACGGGCATCTACCAGGTCCCAGCGAACGGGGGCCCGGTCACGCGGCGGTTTTCCAGCGTGGCCTATTTCTCGCCCCTGTTGCGGTGGGCGGTGCGGCCCGGGACAGGCGAGGCCACGACCCTGGAGCGGCTGGCCGACGGGCGGAAGTTCACCCTGCCCACCTATGGCGGCGACGTGACCTGGAACGCCGCTGAGACGCGGCTGGCCTACACCCGCAGCGCCACGACCGGGAACTTCGACCGCCGCAGCACGCGCGTCTTCGTCGCCGACGTGTTCGGGGCACCCCGGCAGGTCGCCACCCTATATGGCGGCGGGGTGGGGGGGTGGCTGAACGACTCCACCCTCCTGCTGACGGGCAAGCGCAACCCGGGTGACCGGGACCGCGACCTCTACACGTTGAACACCCGGACGGGGGCGCGGCGCACCCTCGCCACCGCCCTGTCCTTCCGGGGGCTCAGCGTCAGCCCGGACGGGGCGCGGGTGGTGTATTACGTCGCCTTCGACTCGGCGGCCCGCAATGGCCTGTGGCTGCGGCCCACGGCGGGGGGCGCGTCGCGCAAACTGGACGCCTTCGGCTCGTACCGTTGGCGCGACGCGAACCGCCTGCTGCTGATCCCCCTGACGCCGGGTGGAGGCCCCCACGTCCTGCGCGAGTACGACGTGCGGACAAACACCTGGCGCACCCTCGGTGACCTGGGCGATCAGGTGCGGCAGGGCGATTGGTCCGTCAGCCCCGACGGCAAGAAGGTCGCGTACCTCAGCGCGCGGGACGGGAACGTGCGGGTGGTGGAGCTGCCGGAGAACGGGGATTAG
- a CDS encoding M23 family metallopeptidase, with amino-acid sequence MLLRRVAVGGVLAASAVALAHYAPALPDSAIAKPARQFGLPFSGAPGPDTWLLGQGYGNTTGAYRQRRSTYVNLQGLHAGLDFSAPCGTPVRAIGDGVVAEVDGSHGSPPHNVVIDHAGNLSSLYGHLRVRSPLRVGQRVTRGQVIGESGDSQFTCVSAPHLHLEIRDRSHQRLFNPVPYIAADWETLALAGSFGRGYEYDLAAPRRWQTPESQPEVRRGGRILNEFARPWPPAPGGAR; translated from the coding sequence ATGTTGCTCAGAAGAGTGGCGGTGGGCGGCGTGCTGGCCGCCTCGGCGGTGGCGTTGGCGCATTACGCGCCTGCGCTCCCGGACAGCGCGATAGCGAAACCGGCGCGGCAGTTCGGGTTGCCGTTCTCGGGGGCGCCGGGGCCGGACACCTGGCTGCTGGGGCAGGGGTACGGGAACACGACGGGGGCGTACCGGCAGCGGCGCAGCACGTACGTGAACCTCCAGGGCCTGCACGCGGGGCTGGATTTCAGCGCCCCATGTGGCACGCCTGTTCGCGCCATCGGGGACGGGGTGGTGGCCGAGGTGGACGGGTCGCACGGCAGCCCGCCGCACAACGTGGTGATTGACCACGCGGGGAATCTCAGCAGCCTGTACGGGCACCTGCGGGTGCGCTCGCCTCTGCGGGTCGGGCAGCGGGTCACGCGCGGGCAGGTCATCGGGGAGAGCGGCGACTCGCAGTTCACCTGCGTCAGCGCGCCGCACCTGCACCTGGAGATCCGCGACCGCTCGCACCAGCGCCTCTTCAATCCGGTGCCGTACATCGCCGCCGACTGGGAGACGCTGGCGCTGGCGGGCAGTTTCGGGCGCGGGTACGAGTACGACCTGGCCGCGCCCCGCCGGTGGCAGACGCCGGAGTCCCAGCCCGAGGTGCGCCGGGGTGGGCGAATCCTCAACGAGTTCGCCCGGCCGTGGCCGCCCGCTCCCGGAGGTGCGCGGTGA
- a CDS encoding enoyl-CoA hydratase-related protein translates to MTAEPVILVETRAGVRTLSLNRPDKLNAANDALLLTLTEELRTADADPAVRVIVVTGSGRGFCAGQDLGDVSGRDMTFTEHLNHTYNPLIRTIRGLGKPVITAVNGVAAGAGASLALSGDIRLWSRSASLIEVFSNIALVPDSGSTWFLPRLVGYHRAFELMALAERVGAEEGLRLGLCEHVYPDESFRADVQAYAERLAVRPANALRLTKQALNAALTTTLDQALEKEAELQQLAGDHWEHEEGVTAFKARRAPEFVREA, encoded by the coding sequence ATGACCGCCGAACCTGTGATCCTGGTGGAGACCCGCGCGGGTGTCCGCACCCTCAGCCTTAATCGCCCGGACAAGCTCAACGCCGCCAACGACGCGCTGCTCCTCACGCTGACGGAGGAGCTGAGGACCGCCGACGCCGACCCCGCCGTGCGGGTGATCGTGGTGACGGGGTCGGGCCGGGGCTTCTGCGCCGGGCAGGATCTGGGCGACGTGTCGGGGCGGGACATGACCTTCACCGAGCACCTGAACCACACCTACAACCCGCTGATCCGCACGATTCGGGGTCTGGGCAAGCCGGTCATCACCGCTGTGAACGGGGTCGCGGCGGGGGCGGGGGCGAGCCTGGCGCTCTCGGGTGACATCCGGCTGTGGTCGCGGTCGGCCAGCCTGATCGAGGTCTTTTCCAACATCGCGCTCGTGCCGGACTCGGGGAGCACGTGGTTCCTGCCGCGTCTGGTGGGCTACCACCGCGCCTTCGAGCTGATGGCCCTGGCCGAGCGGGTGGGGGCGGAGGAGGGGCTGCGGCTGGGGCTGTGCGAGCACGTCTATCCGGACGAGTCCTTCCGGGCGGACGTTCAGGCTTACGCGGAGCGGCTGGCGGTGCGGCCCGCGAATGCGCTGAGGCTGACGAAGCAGGCGCTGAACGCCGCGCTGACGACCACGTTGGATCAGGCGCTGGAGAAGGAGGCGGAACTTCAGCAGCTCGCGGGGGATCACTGGGAGCATGAGGAGGGGGTGACGGCGTTCAAGGCTCGGCGGGCGCCGGAGTTTGTACGGGAGGCGTGA
- the ruvX gene encoding Holliday junction resolvase RuvX — MPGPSPLPVVLALDVSKSRIGFAVNAGRLAFGRGSVDRKRLPLDLKAVRLKVEETGAELLLLGLPLRTDGAHSPSADRVRAFGRVLQEKGYTVAYQDERFTTRRARELGAADEDEAAAVQILELYLMGREEQTED; from the coding sequence ATGCCTGGCCCCTCCCCCCTTCCCGTCGTCCTGGCGCTCGACGTGAGCAAGTCGCGGATCGGCTTCGCAGTGAACGCGGGGCGGCTGGCCTTCGGGCGGGGCAGCGTGGACCGCAAGCGGCTGCCGCTGGACCTCAAGGCCGTGCGCCTCAAGGTCGAGGAGACGGGCGCGGAGTTGCTCCTCCTCGGCTTGCCGCTGCGGACGGACGGCGCGCACAGCCCCTCGGCCGACCGGGTGCGCGCCTTCGGGAGGGTCCTTCAGGAGAAGGGCTACACCGTCGCCTACCAGGACGAACGGTTCACCACCCGCCGTGCCCGAGAGCTGGGCGCCGCGGACGAGGACGAGGCGGCGGCGGTGCAGATTCTGGAGTTGTACCTGATGGGGCGGGAGGAGCAGACGGAGGACTGA
- a CDS encoding long-chain fatty acid--CoA ligase yields the protein MQGNMMDVPLTIPFILERARTIFAGREIVSLLPAGRDESGNPIPKKYRTTYGEVADRALRLGAGLRSLGLNPGDRVATLAVNSFRHLEAYLGVPSAGLVLHTVNIRLHADQIAWILNHAEDRVLVVENIFAGMIPALRAACPSLERVFVLGPMPQPVEGAEDYDAWVMSHEPMRSYPPIGENDAAAMCYTSGTTGNPKGVLYSHRSTVLHSLASAPKDTLNVGEHDVVLPVVPMFHVNAWGLPYTCAMYGASQVYAGPFSDGRTLARLMQDERVTITAGVPTIWMGLLAELDRARAEGQPYDLSRLERLVIGGSAAPESLIRAFEDRHDLKLAHAWGMTETHPLGTASSVPPGVDERSDEGYALRAKQGRPVPLVFLDLLSEEGERLPHDGKTMGRLIARGPWIANSYFRGEGQGNFFELDGELWFDTGDIATLDERGFMHIQDRAKDLIKSGGEWISSVDLENAIMAHPAVAQCAVIAMDDPKWDERPLAVVTLKPEGQVTHEELTAFLAPRFAKWWLPDATVVVESIPIGATGKFLKRELREQYRVYGNAAQAAANSVE from the coding sequence ATGCAAGGCAACATGATGGACGTTCCCCTTACCATCCCCTTCATCCTGGAGCGGGCGCGGACGATCTTCGCCGGGCGCGAGATCGTCAGTCTGCTCCCCGCCGGGCGCGACGAGTCGGGGAACCCCATTCCGAAGAAGTACCGCACGACCTACGGCGAGGTGGCCGACCGGGCGCTGCGGCTGGGAGCGGGGCTGCGCTCGCTGGGCCTGAACCCCGGCGACCGGGTGGCGACGCTCGCGGTGAATTCCTTCCGGCACCTGGAGGCGTACCTGGGGGTCCCGAGCGCCGGGCTGGTGCTGCACACGGTCAATATCCGGCTGCACGCCGATCAAATCGCCTGGATTCTGAACCACGCGGAAGACCGCGTCCTAGTAGTGGAAAACATCTTCGCAGGGATGATCCCCGCCCTGCGCGCAGCCTGCCCGAGCCTGGAACGGGTTTTCGTCCTGGGCCCCATGCCGCAGCCGGTCGAGGGGGCGGAGGATTACGACGCCTGGGTGATGAGCCACGAACCCATGCGCTCCTACCCGCCCATCGGCGAGAACGACGCGGCGGCGATGTGCTACACGAGCGGCACGACGGGCAACCCCAAGGGCGTGCTGTACTCCCACCGCTCGACCGTCCTGCACTCGCTCGCCAGCGCGCCCAAGGACACCCTCAACGTCGGGGAGCATGACGTCGTGCTGCCGGTCGTGCCCATGTTCCACGTGAACGCCTGGGGCCTGCCGTACACCTGCGCGATGTACGGGGCCAGCCAGGTCTACGCCGGACCCTTCAGCGATGGGCGCACGCTGGCCCGGCTCATGCAAGACGAGCGGGTGACGATCACGGCGGGCGTCCCGACGATCTGGATGGGCCTGCTCGCCGAACTCGACCGGGCGAGGGCGGAGGGGCAGCCCTACGACCTCTCGCGCCTGGAACGCCTCGTCATCGGGGGTAGCGCGGCGCCCGAGAGCCTGATTCGCGCCTTCGAGGACCGCCACGACCTGAAACTCGCGCACGCCTGGGGCATGACCGAGACGCACCCGCTGGGCACCGCGAGCAGCGTGCCCCCCGGCGTGGACGAGCGCAGCGACGAGGGCTACGCGCTGCGGGCCAAGCAGGGCCGCCCGGTGCCGCTGGTGTTTCTCGACCTCCTCTCGGAAGAGGGCGAGCGGCTGCCCCACGACGGCAAGACGATGGGCCGCCTGATCGCCCGCGGTCCCTGGATCGCCAACAGTTACTTCAGGGGCGAGGGCCAGGGCAACTTCTTCGAGCTGGACGGCGAGCTGTGGTTCGACACGGGCGACATCGCCACGCTGGACGAGCGGGGCTTCATGCACATCCAGGACCGGGCCAAGGACCTGATCAAGTCGGGCGGCGAGTGGATCAGCTCCGTGGACCTGGAAAACGCAATCATGGCCCACCCCGCCGTCGCCCAGTGCGCCGTGATCGCCATGGACGATCCCAAGTGGGACGAGCGGCCCCTGGCGGTCGTGACCCTGAAGCCCGAGGGGCAGGTGACCCACGAGGAGTTGACGGCCTTCCTGGCGCCCAGGTTCGCCAAGTGGTGGCTCCCCGACGCCACGGTAGTCGTCGAGAGCATCCCCATCGGCGCCACCGGCAAGTTCCTGAAGCGCGAGTTGCGCGAGCAGTATCGGGTGTACGGGAACGCGGCGCAGGCGGCGGCGAACAGCGTGGAATAA
- a CDS encoding nucleotidyltransferase domain-containing protein codes for MSYPSVLEEVLRDLRAEPGVLAVFLTGSHARGEADEYSDLDLSVLVASDEFVRNDVTYRGGVLVSVERSMVPHRERAFTEPETTLWNLTSLRSGVPLHDPDGVFAALRDRARAVQWAELAQAAGALAARRLAGTVEELHKVMGGLLTRDDGKIALALVGLSFALGDAALLSTGTLIPTENRYLTLARDAWEDAVWRGAYASMVGLTPGDLSARGRAALTAYERAVALTRWPDGPDRELAQEAARRACAFLPG; via the coding sequence ATGTCGTATCCCAGTGTTCTGGAGGAGGTCCTGCGCGACCTGAGGGCCGAACCGGGCGTCCTCGCCGTCTTCCTGACGGGCAGCCACGCTCGGGGCGAGGCGGACGAGTACAGCGACCTGGACCTCTCGGTTCTCGTCGCCTCGGACGAGTTCGTGCGGAATGACGTGACGTACCGGGGGGGCGTCCTCGTCAGCGTGGAGCGGTCCATGGTGCCCCACCGGGAGCGGGCCTTTACGGAGCCGGAGACGACCCTGTGGAATCTGACCTCCCTGCGCTCGGGGGTGCCGCTCCACGATCCGGACGGTGTGTTCGCAGCACTCCGGGACCGGGCACGGGCGGTGCAGTGGGCAGAGCTGGCGCAGGCAGCTGGCGCCCTGGCGGCGCGGCGCCTTGCGGGCACAGTGGAGGAGCTGCACAAGGTCATGGGCGGCCTGCTGACCCGGGACGACGGGAAGATTGCCCTCGCCCTGGTCGGCCTGAGCTTCGCGCTGGGCGACGCGGCCCTCCTGAGCACCGGCACCCTGATCCCCACCGAGAACCGGTATCTGACGCTGGCCCGGGACGCCTGGGAAGACGCGGTGTGGCGTGGAGCCTACGCGAGCATGGTCGGACTCACCCCTGGGGACCTGTCCGCGCGGGGGAGGGCAGCCTTGACCGCCTACGAACGCGCCGTCGCCCTCACCCGCTGGCCGGATGGCCCGGACAGGGAGTTGGCGCAGGAGGCTGCCCGCCGGGCCTGCGCGTTCCTCCCCGGCTGA